From Ignavibacteriota bacterium:
GACAGCGTCAGGCAGAACCCCTTCGTTCCACCGGTCGCATTCAGTGCGTTCACGCGCTATAATACGGATGATGAAGAGGGGATGCCCATCGAAGAGACCGGCATCGATGCGAAGGACGCCGTCACGCTGTCCTACAAGGACAATGTTGCTCAATTCACGTTCGCGGCGCTCAGCTACTATAACAGTGCGAAGAACAGGTATGCGTACCGGCTGGAAGGGTACAGCGACAACTGGATCCAGCTCGGGACGGAGCGGCGGGCCACCTTCACGAATCTCGATGGTGGCGACTACGTCCTGCGCGTCCGCGCTTCGAACAGCGACGGCGTGTGGAATGACGACGGGACCTCGTTGCGTGTGACGGTCATGCCCCCGTGGTGGAAGACCACGTGGGCGTACATTCTCTACGGGATCGTGTTCCTGTCGGTGCTGTACGGATTGCGCAGCTTTGAGTTGAACCGCCGCGAGCAGAAGGCGCTTGTGCGGGAATCGGAACTCCGGGCGAAGGCGGCGGAGGCCGAGAAGCGTGCCCTCGAGGCGGAGAATGAGCGGAAGACCAGGGAACTGGAGGACGCGCGCCGTTTGCAGTTGTCCATGCTGCCACAGGAAGTGCCGCAACTGCCCGGGTACGAGATCGCGGTGTTCATGCGTACCGCCACGGAAGTGGGTGGCGACTACTATGACTTCGTTCCGGGAGATGGGGGTGTCCTGAACGTCGGGTTCGGCGATGCAACGGGGCATGGGATGCAGGCGGGGACGATCGTGACGCTGATGAAGGGCCTCTTTCTTTCCGAGGCGGCACGCACGGGCATTCAGGCATTCTTCCATCATTGCAGCGCAACGATCAAAGGTATCCGACTGGGAAGGCTGTTCATGGCGTTCAGCCTGGTGAGGATCAACGGTTCGACGGTCGCGTTCTCCAGTGCGGGTATGCCGCCGGTCTTTCTGTACCGGCGATCAACGGGGGCCATTGAAGAGATGCAGCTGCGCGGCATGCCGCTCGGTGCCATGAAGAACGCGCCCTACGGGCTGCAGGAGATCACGATGGAGAGTGGGGATACGCTCCTTCTCCTTACGGACGGCCTGCCGGAGCAGAAGAATGCCTCGGGAGAAATGTTCGAGTACACGCGGGTGCAGCAAACGCTTGCGTCGGCCTGCCCGGGTGCTCCCCGTGCGGTCATCGACCAGCTTGTGCGCGCGGGAGAGTCGTGGATGGATGGCGTGCCGCTCGATGATGATATCACTCTGCTGGTGATCCAGAAGAAGGAGGGATGATGCGTACGACAGCGTCCAAAGACACGGTGACGGGAAAGGCCATGGCTGCGCCCATGACCTTGAAGATCGCCCTGCCCCGGGTCCCCGGCATCGAACTGGTGGCCCTGCAGGGGCTGGAGCATCTTGCCCACCATCTCGGGATCGCACCGGAGAAAGTGGGCGAAGCCCGCATCATCGTCACCGAGGCCATCATCAATGCCTTCGAACACGGCGGGCCGGAGACCACCGAAGTGCGTGTCGAATTCACTATGACCGCGGAGGAATTGACCATCCTCGTCCGCGATGCCGGCCGGGGCTTCGACCCGAAGGCCATGGTCGAACGCCCTTCCATCACGGCGAAGGGCATGCCATCGCGGCGCGGTTGGGGGATGAAGCTTATGCGTTCACTCTCGGACGGATTCGAGATCAGTTCGGGAAAAATGGGGACCACCATTACGATCACAAAACGGCTCAGCTGACCCATGGAGCAACCATTCAGTCTGACCTCAGAGGTCAGGGACAACCGGCTCATCATCACCACGAACGGCTATGTGAACAACATTGGCGGAGCGGCCATCGCGGACGAATTCCAGCGTCATTTTCTCGGTGGGGTGCGCCACGTGATCATCGACCTCGCGCTCTCCCGTGTGGTGAACTCGGTGGGGATGTCCTTCCTGATCGAGATCATCGAGAAACTCACCGAAACCGGCGGGCGGCTCGTGTTCACGAATCTCGATCCCTCGGTGGACAAGATGCTCGGCATCATGGGGTTGTATGACTTTGCCGGCAAGGAAGCGACGACCGAGGACGCGATCCGAACCCTGGCGATACGGTCCTGACTTCCGGGAAGGATTGACCCATGCAGGATTCCGTTGATGTGCATCATGTGACGTCCACGGGGATCGAGGATCCCCTGGACCTGACCTCGCTCGGGCAGGCGACCAGCCTTGCCGACATCGTCGGGCGTGTGCGTTCCGCTCTCGCTGCCCATTTCCGGATCGCGGGGGTTGATGTGCTGCTCCGGAGTGCGGATGGTGCCTGGGAGACCCTCGCTGGTTCGTCGCCCGTGGATGCGGCAACGATCCCGGCCGTTGAGGCGGGGCGTTCGAGCACGGTGCGATTCTGGTGCGAAGGCATGCAGGCGATCGCGGTGCAGTGCATGCACGACGGCCGGGCCCTGGCGGTGCGGGTCGACGGCCAGGCGGAAGGCCGGCGGTTCGATGCCCAGGATCTGCTGACGTTGCGCATGTCGCTGATGTCGGTGGCGGCTGCTTCGCCTGCGCTCCAGCACCGGAGGCATGAGAAAGAACTTGTCTTTGAGTTGAACCGGCGACTCCTGCAGCTCAACAGCCTGATCGATACCGGCATCGAGGTCGCGACCCTCGACCGATCGGTGTCGCCGTGCCTGCTCGCCCTTGAACGTGCCGTGGCGTTGACCAATGCCTCGCGCGGTACCGTGGTGGTGCGGCGGCGGGCAGAGATCTCCCGTGATGCCTTCCCGCCGGGATCGAGATGCGCTCCGCGCCGGCAGCACGTACAGGCTGCATTCGGAATTCGTGTTCCAGGGAGACCTGTACACGTTCGAGATCCTCGACAAGGAAACCCGCACCGGCATCCAGGGATTCGATGGGACGGACCGGTTGCTGCTGGATGCGCTCTCCCGTCAGGTCCAGGCCTCACTCGAGAACCGCTTTCTGTTGAAGCAGTCCCTGGAGAAGCAACGGATGGAGCAGGACATCGCCGTCGCCGCGTCGATCCAGCAGCGCATCCTGCCATCCGCGCTGCCGGAGATCACAGGCTACTCGCTCGCGGGGATCAACATCCCCTCGAAGTCTGTCGGCGGCGACTATTACGACTGCATTCCGTTGCAGGATGGCCGGTATCTGCTGGTGATCGCCGATGTGTCGGGGAAGGGGATCCCCGCTGCGTTGCTGGTCAGCAGCCTGCACGCGTACCTCTCTGCCTATCTTGAGAGCGCCTTCGCACTTGTTGATATCGCGGTGCGGTTGAATACTGCCATTCATCGTGCATCAACGGACGACAAATTCATCACGGCGTTCTTCGGCCTTCTGGATCCCGCGTCGGGAGCTGTGGAGTGCGTGAATGCAGGGCACAATACCATCTATTGCCGCCGGGCGGATGGTGGGATCGTGGATCTCTGCAAGGGGGGGATACCTCTGGGGATGCTCGATCTCGGGTTGCCGTATGAATCGGAGCAGATCACGCTCGGGCCGGGGGATCGCTTGTTGCTGTACACCGATGGGATCCCCGAGGCGCAGAATGGCGCGCAGGAACTGTACGATACCGATCATCCACTCCGGGACTACTTTGCGTCACACCTCCGGCCACCGCAGGGCCCTTCATCGATGCGTTGATGGAGCATGTGCGGAGTTTTGTCGGCGATGCACCGCAGGCCGACGACATCACCGCGCTCTACCTGATGCGCAGAGCATAGCCACCGCCCATACGTCTTCCAGCAAAGGGAACAGCGAATATCCATGGTCAGTCTCCTCGAAGTACTCCCGGAATATGTCCTCCATTGGCTTGTGCAGAATGGTACCGAACGTCGCGTGCAGGAGGGTGAGATCCTGCTCACCGCCGGGGCGGCGAACTCCTCGCTCTTCATCGTCCTGGACGGGCTGTTCGTGGCCCGGCTGCACGACCATGTCGGAGTCGGAAACGGATCATGCCAGCGCAGGAAGCCTGCTGGGAGAGTCGTCGTATTTCGGCGAGGGCACGGAACCGGTGACGTATGCAGCCGTCGAACCCTCGCTGGTGCTGGAGATCACCCGGGCGCGTTTCGAGGATAAGCTGGCATTCGATCACGGGTATGCCGCCGATCTCTTCCGGGCGTTGCTCCGCACGATCTCCAGGAAACTGCACCATGCGACCGTCAAGCGTGTGGCCGCATTGCGGGACCATCATGACGGACAGCCGGTCGCGCACGAAGTGCGCCGCACATCGGAAGCCATCGACCGGTTCAAGCAATCCATCGTCGCGCTGGACAAGGAAGCAATGAAGACCGGGGCTGTGGAGGAGGACAAGTACCAGCACTTCTTCGGGGGGGCGACCGAGATGATGCACCTGTGTCACAGTATCCTGGGCGAGGGCCTCTCCTCTTCCCGAGGCCACGCGCCTGCAACTTGGTGCGCGGCTGCAGGCGGAGATGCTCCCGTACATCCTCACGACGGAGACCGCCGACCGGTTCTATTCCAAGCCGCGCGGGTATGCGGGAGACTACATCGCCATCCAGCGGATCTACCAGAACCAACCAGGAGGGTCCAGCCGGCTCGGGCCCGTGATGGACCGGATGTTCCTTGAGATGCCGCCGTCGCTGGCCGTACGGAACAGGCGGAAACTCATTGCGGATGAGATCGTTGCAGCGGTGAAGGAACGGGGAGGGAAACCCGTGCGGGTGCTCTGTCTTGCATCGGGTCCGGCGACCGAAGTGTTCGATGCGTTCGCGGCCCTCGAGGACCGTACGTTGCTCAAGGCGACCTTGATGGACATCGATCTGCAGGCGCTGGCGTTCGTGGATGATCTGCGGACGCGTCACAGACTCACCGCGCAGATCACCCTCGTGAACGAGAACCTCATTGCGCTCTTCCTGGGCCGCTCGTCCGTGCGTCTCGAGCCGCAGGATCTTATCTATAGTATCGGGTTGATCGACTACCTGAACGACAAGCTGGTGGGGAAGCTGTTGCAGTTCGCGCATCAGAATCTCGCGCCAGGCGGGAAGGTCCTGCTCGGGAATTTCCATCCGAAAAATCCGGCGAAGGAGTTCATGGACTTCGTGCTCGAATGGAATCTCATCCACCGGACCGAGGCGGATATGCACAGGCTCTTCCGCGGGTCGCCTTTCGCCGAGGACTGCTCACGGATCCAGTTCGAGGCAGAGGGCGTCAATCTCTTTGCTGAGTGCGTGAAGCAATAGGGGAGAAGAAAGCAAGGCGGTCGAGCAAGGCGGGGGGGCGGATTCTCCGGGACCTGATCTCGTGGGGGATCGGTATGGTGTTTACGAAATACGTATCCGGGCGTTCATAAATGGATCAGGCCCCGCAGCAGTTGCGGGGCCTGAATTTTTTGTAGCCTTAACGGGAATCGAACCCGTATTTCGGCCTTGAGAGGGCCGCGTCCTGGACCGTTAGACGATAAGGCCATAAAAATGAAGAATTAAGAATTCTTAGTTCTTAATTCCTGGTTCGGTTCGCCGAAGGCGAACCGCAGCTGCCCCGCAAGGATTCGAACCTCGATAAGCAGATCCAGAGTCTGCTGTCTTGCCATTAGACGACGGGGCAAATTACTAGAGCGCACTTAATTTACGGATTTCCTTCTTCAGTGTCAATATCCACCCGACCCCGTTCCATCCTCGTGGCTCGTCGTGGCAGATCTGGCCGGCGGGCCATCGGGTGGTGGACTTTGTGTGCGCTGCATTGAGTTTCTGCGCAGAACCAGCTATCTTGCATCTCATTCACAGCGAGGCTCAATGTCAGATCCACAATCGTCCACGGCAAAACGGGCGGAGATCGAATTCCGCCGCAAACTCTTCGAACAGCAGGTCGAAGGTCAGACCATATTTTCGGATGAATTTGATGGTAAAGGCATCGAGGCAATCCTTGGTGAACGTATGGAAGAAACGCTCCGGCAGATGCGGTCGCTGCGGGAGACCGGGGTGCCCCTGTCGCCATATCTCGAGATCGGCGCCGAGCGTTGCCAGCGCTCTCTTGTGATGGAGAACGATCTCGGGGCTGCAGGCGCTGCCGTCGACATCTCCTTTGACATGCTTCGGAGCGGTGCGCACTACGCGAAGGTCTTCAAGAAATCCAATGTCCCGTTGCGCGTGTGCTGCGACGCGAACGTCATGCCGTTCCTCACAGGGTCTATGCCGTTCGTCTTCTGCTTTGAAGTCCTGCATCATTTCCCGGATCCGACTCCCATCATAGCTCAGATCCACCGGGTTCTCGCTCCAGGCGGATGCTTTTTCTTCGCTGAAGAACCCTACAGACAGGTCCTCCGTGTGAAGCTTTACCGGAGCGGAAAGATCTACTCACGTGAGACCCTCCGGGCATCCAAGATCAAGCGACTGCTCGACAGGTTCTTTGCCGAACCTCGATGCAACGAGGTGGAACACGGCATCATCGAAAATCACGATATCCCCCTGTCGGTCTGGAAGAATGCTCTGGCTGCATTCTCGGGGAAAAGAGTCACCCTGTCCAGCGCGCGCGTGATTCAGACAGGGCTCTATCCACTCCGAAACCCTTTGAAGTATTTTGCTGCCAAGATGCTTGGCGGCGTTCTCTCCGGAACGTGCACGAAGGCAGGTGCCTTTGCCGCCATCGCTTGCACCGGTCCAACAGAATCTGGCCTGTCCCGCATGCCTTGAAAAGGGGACGGAGAACAGACTCACCGCTCATGAGGGGTCCTTTTCGTGTTCCTCCTGTCAGGAGGTCTATCCGGTGGTCGAGGGCGTGGTTTTTCTCTTTTCACCCCCAAAACTGGCTGAATTCTACCCGGACCTTCTTGAGCGTCGCGCTCAGGCGTAGTTGACGCACGTGGTTGTTGTGCAACATGCCATATGCTGGCCACATCAGGGTATGATGTCCGCATTTGTGGAGCTCCGGCCTGGTGCCTTCTGGTTTTCTTGACTTTCCTCCGCAAATGACCTAAGTTGATGCGTCTACTTTTTGCGATTCACCATGAGGAGGCAAGACGATGTCCAGAAAGTTCATCTCCATACTCGCTTTTGCCCTCTCCTCCATTCTCATTGTGCAGGGGGCGAGTGCTCAATCCACCCAAGGACGATGGTCCTTCGGGCTTTCCGGCGGAGCTAATCTCTGGGTCAATGACCTGAACCAGCGGAAGATCGGCCCCGGCGGCACGCTGTTCATCAGGTACGGGCTGGCCCCCGCCTTTTCGCTGGGCCTTTCCGGAGGTATGGAAGGCCTGAAGGCCGGGCAGGATCCGGCTCTCGTGGATGTACCATATTCGTATCTCAAGCTTGATGCATTCCCGTTCGCGCTCACCGGATGGTTCCACTTTTCCCCGGCTCCTCGTTCTCTCCCTATCTCCGTGTCGGCGGCGGCTTGATGGCCTATCACCGGAAGACGGTGGCCAACGCCCCGGCTCCGGATGACAAGATGCGGGCGACGCTGATCATCCCGGTCGGGCTCGGGTTTGAGGCTTTTGTATCGCGCAATCTCTCGTTCATGCTGGATGCCGGCGTGACACCGATGGCCAATACTCTGGACCTCCGTGACAACAGTTCACCGGACGGGTTCGTATCGGGGCGTGTCGGCATCGTGTGGTATCCAGGGTCGGGTGATGGAGATGACGCTGACGGCGACGGGCTCACCAACGGGCAGGAACGTCGACTGGGCACGTATCCGGAGAATCCGGACAGCGATGGCGACGGCCTTCCGGATGGAGAAGAGGTGAAGCGCTACCGCACCAATCCGCTCCGGACCGACAGCGACAGCGATGGGCTGTCGGATGCAGATGAGGTGGTGAAATACAAGACGGACCCGATCCGGTTCGATTCGGACGGCGATGGCCTTTCCGATGGCGACGAGATCCTGAAGTACTCCTCCGATCCGACGCGTGTTGACACGGACGGCGATGGACTCACGGATGGCGACGAGATCCTGAAATTGAAGACCGATCCATTGAAGGTGGACAGCGACAGCGACGGGCTCTCGGACTGGGACGAAGTGAAGTCCTACCGCACCGGATCCGGCGAATCCGGATACGGACGGGGACGGCATCATCGACGGCGAGGAAGTGACCAAGTACAAGACGAGTCCCCTCAAGGTCGATACGGACGGCGGTGGGATGATCGATGGTGCAGAGATCATTCGTGGTACCGACCCACTGAGCCCGAAGGATGATGTGGTGAAAGAGACCATCATTCTCGAGCGCGGCAAATCCGTGGTCATGGATGGGATCAACTTCACGACCGGGAACGCCACACTGACCCGGGAGTCCGAAGATATCCTGGAGCGCGCGTTCACAGCGCTTGCCGCCAACCCCGAGATCAAGCTGGAGATCGCGGGATACACCGACAACGTCGGGAGCAAGGCCGCGAATGAGAAGCTCTCCCAGCGTCGTGCCGATGCGGTCCGTGCTTGGTTCATCGCGAAGGGGATCGCGGCCGGCCGCTTGACGGCCCGCGGCTTCGGCATGCGAGACCCGATCGATACGAATGCGACGCCCGATGGGCGCGCAAAGAACAGACGGATCGAGTTCCACGTCAAATAAGCATTGAAGCGAAGAAGGAAAAGCGTGCATTGGGGCGAAAGAGCCTGGCCGGTCCGGCCGGCTGTTTCGCCCCTTTTCTTGCCCGATGCGGCTGTTTTTCCACCCGGCAGGTGCTTTTTTGACTTTCTCGCAGCGTTTTGGTACATTTATCCGATGAAACCCGTTCTCAGTACCGTCACTGGAGAAGGAATTCCCGCTTGATCACCCGCTACGGGTATGATGTGGTCGGGGTGGTCGTCGCTCTTTGCCTGATCGGCATCGCCTCCGCCTGGTTCTTCGTGGACGGCAAGGTCCTGAAGAGCGTCCTCATCGTCATTGCCCTTGGTCTCCTGGCCTTCACGCTGTATTTCTTCCGTGATCCGGAACGGCATCCGCCATCCGGCGACGGTATCGTGCTCTCGCCTGCTGATGGAACGGTGGTCCTGATCAAACCCGTCCGGGAAGAAGAATTCATCGGAGGCGAAGCGGTCCAGGTCAGTATCTTCATGTCACCCCTGAATGTGCACGTGAACCGGTGGCCGGTGAATGGCACCGTCCGGTTCTTCCGCCACATCCCGGGCGAATATATCGTGGCCATGGATGAGAAATCGTCGACCAGGAATGAACGTACCCTGATCGGCGTGGAGCATGCCGGTGGCAAGCTCCTGTTCAAACAGATCGCCGGATTCATCGCGCGCCGGATCGTCGCTCCCATTCAGGTCGGGGACAGCGCGGTTGCCGGACAGCGATTCGGCA
This genomic window contains:
- a CDS encoding ATP-binding protein → MMRTTASKDTVTGKAMAAPMTLKIALPRVPGIELVALQGLEHLAHHLGIAPEKVGEARIIVTEAIINAFEHGGPETTEVRVEFTMTAEELTILVRDAGRGFDPKAMVERPSITAKGMPSRRGWGMKLMRSLSDGFEISSGKMGTTITITKRLS
- a CDS encoding STAS domain-containing protein; this encodes MEQPFSLTSEVRDNRLIITTNGYVNNIGGAAIADEFQRHFLGGVRHVIIDLALSRVVNSVGMSFLIEIIEKLTETGGRLVFTNLDPSVDKMLGIMGLYDFAGKEATTEDAIRTLAIRS
- a CDS encoding PP2C family protein-serine/threonine phosphatase; the protein is MPSRRDRDALRAGSTYRLHSEFVFQGDLYTFEILDKETRTGIQGFDGTDRLLLDALSRQVQASLENRFLLKQSLEKQRMEQDIAVAASIQQRILPSALPEITGYSLAGINIPSKSVGGDYYDCIPLQDGRYLLVIADVSGKGIPAALLVSSLHAYLSAYLESAFALVDIAVRLNTAIHRASTDDKFITAFFGLLDPASGAVECVNAGHNTIYCRRADGGIVDLCKGGIPLGMLDLGLPYESEQITLGPGDRLLLYTDGIPEAQNGAQELYDTDHPLRDYFASHLRPPQGPSSMR
- a CDS encoding class I SAM-dependent methyltransferase family protein — its product is MLPYILTTETADRFYSKPRGYAGDYIAIQRIYQNQPGGSSRLGPVMDRMFLEMPPSLAVRNRRKLIADEIVAAVKERGGKPVRVLCLASGPATEVFDAFAALEDRTLLKATLMDIDLQALAFVDDLRTRHRLTAQITLVNENLIALFLGRSSVRLEPQDLIYSIGLIDYLNDKLVGKLLQFAHQNLAPGGKVLLGNFHPKNPAKEFMDFVLEWNLIHRTEADMHRLFRGSPFAEDCSRIQFEAEGVNLFAECVKQ
- a CDS encoding class I SAM-dependent methyltransferase — its product is MSDPQSSTAKRAEIEFRRKLFEQQVEGQTIFSDEFDGKGIEAILGERMEETLRQMRSLRETGVPLSPYLEIGAERCQRSLVMENDLGAAGAAVDISFDMLRSGAHYAKVFKKSNVPLRVCCDANVMPFLTGSMPFVFCFEVLHHFPDPTPIIAQIHRVLAPGGCFFFAEEPYRQVLRVKLYRSGKIYSRETLRASKIKRLLDRFFAEPRCNEVEHGIIENHDIPLSVWKNALAAFSGKRVTLSSARVIQTGLYPLRNPLKYFAAKMLGGVLSGTCTKAGAFAAIACTGPTESGLSRMP
- a CDS encoding OmpA family protein, with translation MKETIILERGKSVVMDGINFTTGNATLTRESEDILERAFTALAANPEIKLEIAGYTDNVGSKAANEKLSQRRADAVRAWFIAKGIAAGRLTARGFGMRDPIDTNATPDGRAKNRRIEFHVK
- a CDS encoding phosphatidylserine decarboxylase family protein — protein: MITRYGYDVVGVVVALCLIGIASAWFFVDGKVLKSVLIVIALGLLAFTLYFFRDPERHPPSGDGIVLSPADGTVVLIKPVREEEFIGGEAVQVSIFMSPLNVHVNRWPVNGTVRFFRHIPGEYIVAMDEKSSTRNERTLIGVEHAGGKLLFKQIAGFIARRIVAPIQVGDSAVAGQRFGMIKFGSRVDVLLQPGAAINVKIGDKTVAGETVLARLTPNG